The DNA segment GCAGACTCCTCATTATGAGATTTGAATCAGTTCTTGTCGGTGGTGGAGGTTATTGAGGAGATGAGCATGGTCGGTCGAAGTGAACAGGGAGGAGGAAGATGGCCTACAACAAGGGGTTTCACTCTCTCGGTTCTCGTTTTCGCATGAAGAGAAATGGATGTGAGGGCTTTTTGTCAGGAATATCACGATTTTGGGTGCCCaagctgtttctagaaacaacgaaacaagtcatactttggctccgtttgataacgtaaccagaaacgtgtttctgtgttttcttgttctcagaaacacagaaacggcataaataccgtttggtaaaagtgttccgttccacttgtttcttgaagcataaattgaaatttataacaatttatgcttcaagaaacatcaATGACGAAACAAGAAAAAGttgtttcgcttgtttctcgaaacaaaaaggCGGAACCATTGAATGACAAACCGACCATTTGATAAAAGCCTTTGGGGAGCTTCATTCGACGATCGACAGTGGCCTCCCGAGTGTAACCCTTGAAGACGACCTGCAACTGCCCATCCAGAAACAGCGATTCCTCCTGCGTAACCGACGACGACACTCTTCTCCTCCGGCGTCGATCGTCGTTGAAGACGAGCTGCAGATTCGTACGGTTGCAGATGCCCCTCTTTCGGTCACCCTCTTCACAATGAAAGGAGAAGAAGTCAAGATTCGCCTGCGAAGAACGCAAGCTACGACAGAGATTGAACCTCCTCTGCCTCTGCAACCGTAcgattccttccccatcttcatCTCGTGAACCCTAGATTGGTCGATCTACTGCTCATCTCGTGAACCATACGGAAGATTCGTACGATATTGAAGAGATTCGTATGGTTTCTGAAGAAAGTCTCACCTCCAAAGATAAAAGCCTGTTTTCCCCTCAAATCTGAACAACAAACCATTCCTCTGACTCTGTTTGAAGTTCGGCTAAGAATCCAAACCGTAAGCAGCCCCTTGCTCGAGCTCGGTAAgtgatttttttcatattagatttttttcatattcGATTTATAAGTTCGGCCACTGCTTTTgttcgatttagggtttttttttcttataattctCCATTAAGATTGGTATTGAATTTCATCTATGGGTTCATCTATGGAACTGCAGTGTAGTAAATCACTACTTCTAACAACAGAACCCTAACCTGTCTTTGTGGGTCTTCGGCCAGTTCTTCCCCGGCGAGGGTAAGCATATTCTTTGGACCCTCCAAGAACAGGTCTTTCATGCTTGGGACCATTGTCAGGGTCCCCTAGATCATTCTAGCATGCATAATCATACACTCTGTCCCATTCCTTTAGCTCTCCGGTGCCATCTCCTCTCAGATTCACAAGCTCTTCTTCCCTGTACTTTTGTAGAGGCTCTGGAGTATTACTTGGTAGATAGGCCTGCAAAAGAGTACTTCTCAACTTCTTAAACATCCATCAGATATTGGCCACTAAGTGTGATTTAGTAATTGGGTTTGAGTTGGTGTGAATTGCTTCACATCTATCCCTCtaaattgaaccaaatagaTCTCAAATCAGGTTGAAATGATACCCAAACTGAGAAAAATTCTTATGGGTTTTGAGTTTCAAATAAAGATCTTCCATTTGCCCATGTCTTTGTCCATTAAGAGTTTAGTACTTACCTGGTTAGCAAAGAAAATCCGGTCGGACTTGTATCGTTCAGCAGGGTAAACCCATGAGTTGCAGAAAAAGTGAATGCGACCCTTTCCCGGAACATCATCAAGTGTGAGAGTCTTGAGGAAGAACTCATTGTGGTGTAAATTCTTAACGATGAAAGCTCCAGGAATTCCAATACTTTCATCCCAATCAAATGTAATTTGAAATGTACATGAACCTGCTGCTACAGGCTTGGTGACTTTTGTTATCCAATTTTCCAAGAATGCTGGTGCTCCAACCCTCCCTTGCATGTCATGATCTGTATAATTTTTGGGATTTAATGTCTCACTTCCAAATTCCAATTTAAAACTAAGCTCAGTAGGAACAAGGAAGTGAGAGGGAGAATGAGGATTCTTGGGGTACACTATCAGTTAGACCTCTCCCCCCATCAGGTAAAATTCAAACACTAGACCCTTCTCTGCCGCTACAGCTGAAGCAAGTTCTAAAATGAGGCTACCAACCTACAACCAAAGATCATTTAGGGGCACTTTTTTTCATGTTAGGGCTTTTGGGCGAGAGTTTCTTACTGTGATTTAGGTGTTCTTAAGATATGggcactttcttttcttcctattttgctaaatatttttgttcctatttctttgaattttttttttttttttcttgtctgtGTTTGAATGTGTTACCTTCCCTCTAATGATTGTTCAGAGATATGAGctccccaacccccaaaagtAGTACTATAATCTGGAATGAAGCAGAGCTAAGATCATTCATCAATCTCATGGTTGATAATGTCCGAAACGGATTGAAGACAAACTCAACATTCACAAAGGTTGGTTGGGACAACATTACAAAAGGGCTTGAAGCCGAATTCAAAAGGCCCTTTGCGAAAGTACAACTGCGTAACAAGATGAATAAGTTACGCAAGGAGTACAACAGCTTCAGGGCTTTATTAGAAACAACTGGTTTCGGATGGGATGCGAATGCTCGGACTGCCACAGCTGATGATTCAGTATGGGAATCTGCTATTCAGGTATGAATAGGATCTTTGGTTTATAGAACGGATTTTtgtcaatttttgaaaaaaatgtgatgattaattgaaaatattttgaataacAGGGAAACAAGGATTGGGCAAAGTATAGAAGAAATGGTCTCCCCATGTGGCCAGAGTTGTTAGAGATCTTCTCCGACTCTAGTGCCCGTGGGGATAGAGGTCTGTCACAGGCAACAGTTGTAACTCCAACGTCAACTAACCTTGAATTTGATGATGATTTACATGACATTGATAATGATGACAGTGATGCTTGTACTGGGACACCCAACGGGTCAGCTCCTCCGAAGCGGCGACTTGATAGAACTCCTACGGATCGTAGGAGGAAGAGCCACACACGGACACTGACGAACTCCGCTGAGGACTTTAGAACCTTCGTTCGATGGAGGATGGAAAAGGGATCAACCTCTGCCACCTCAGCAGTTACCCGACCAACTGACCCTATTGTTGATGGACCTTATAGCATGATCAGCTGTCAGAAGCTACTGGACAGTTTGGAGGATATCCCGACTGATTTGTATGTGTTAGCGCAGCGTAAGATACACAGTGACCCTGGGTGGCGCATGTCTTTTGTTGAAGTGAGACCTGACAGGAGGCTATGGATGATACATGGCCTTAAGGAGTGAATGGAACAGTTTTTGAAAGCATGAATGAACTTTGGGCGAGagttttgtttggtttttatATGACTTGATATTGGCTTACACACTGATGTCTTTTATCGTACTATGGTTGATGTTGATTTTGACTTATGGATGGTTTGTTTTATATTGATTGCATGTGCTTCAAATTTCTAGTAGTAGAGATGACTGTTTATGATTGTTAAATTTATGCCTTTTATATTATTGTGTGTTTATTGATCAGCTTTGGGATAATTTCACTACTGATGACTTGTTATTATATTAGATTGATATTAGATGGTACATTTATATGGACTCTATTCCTTTATAAATTGAATGTGTCCATTCATACAGGGATGTCAAATCAATTTCAAACCGACATCACCGGCTCATCATCAGacgatgatgacatggttatagTTCACCAGTTCCAAAACATTCTCAGTATGTATAGGATGAGAGAACCTTTGAATGATAGTAGTTACACAGGACCTGTTAGGGTAGCTGAGGTTCTTGCAGG comes from the Macadamia integrifolia cultivar HAES 741 unplaced genomic scaffold, SCU_Mint_v3 scaffold_244A, whole genome shotgun sequence genome and includes:
- the LOC122071503 gene encoding linoleate 9S-lipoxygenase B-like, with amino-acid sequence MQGRVGAPAFLENWITKVTKPVAAGSCTFQITFDWDESIGIPGAFIVKNLHHNEFFLKTLTLDDVPGKGRIHFFCNSWVYPAERYKSDRIFFANQAYLPSNTPEPLQKYREEELVNLRGDGTGELKEWDRVYDYAC
- the LOC122071500 gene encoding uncharacterized protein At2g29880-like; the encoded protein is MSSPTPKSSTIIWNEAELRSFINLMVDNVRNGLKTNSTFTKVGWDNITKGLEAEFKRPFAKVQLRNKMNKLRKEYNSFRALLETTGFGWDANARTATADDSVWESAIQGNKDWAKYRRNGLPMWPELLEIFSDSSARGDRGLSQATVVTPTSTNLEFDDDLHDIDNDDSDACTGTPNGSAPPKRRLDRTPTDRRRKSHTRTLTNSAEDFRTFVRWRMEKGSTSATSAVTRPTDPIVDGPYSMISCQKLLDSLEDIPTDLYVLAQRKIHSDPGWRMSFVEVRPDRRLWMIHGLKE